Within Thermococcus sp., the genomic segment ACGTAAAGGAAACGGGGATAAAGCCGGACTTAGTGGTGCCGAGCGTTAGGGAGCTCTTAGAACACCTGAAGACAATACTGGAGGAGAGCAGATGAAGCTGAAGGAACTGCTAAAAAAACTCATATGGCAGGAGAACGAGCTCTACAACCTGTACAAACTTGGAGAGACCTTCGCAACCTACGAAAGGCCAGAGTTCGTGGAGACGTTCCAGCTACTGGCCGAGGAGGAGCTCAGGCACAGAAAGACCATCGAAGACATGATGGCGGGAGAGAGCCTTGAGAACACGAAGGTAATTGACTACATCGATGAGCTGTCCATAGAACCGATGCTCGCCGACGAAAGGCTGAAACCGGAGACACTAAAAGAACTGATAATGGGCGCTATCATCAGGGAGAAACACGCATACGAGATGTATTCAAGACTCTCAGAACTTCTAGAAGGTTCCCTGGGACAGATATTTAAGATGATGGCAGGAGA encodes:
- a CDS encoding ferritin family protein; protein product: MKLKELLKKLIWQENELYNLYKLGETFATYERPEFVETFQLLAEEELRHRKTIEDMMAGESLENTKVIDYIDELSIEPMLADERLKPETLKELIMGAIIREKHAYEMYSRLSELLEGSLGQIFKMMAGEELKHAYRLKLLYEVL